A genome region from Cucurbita pepo subsp. pepo cultivar mu-cu-16 chromosome LG02, ASM280686v2, whole genome shotgun sequence includes the following:
- the LOC111786310 gene encoding G2/mitotic-specific cyclin-2-like, producing the protein MAGSDENNPDVTGRANLHGSLRVDGGGKFVVGAGQNRRALSNINGNVRAAPPPLHPCAVLKRGLTETDAVLNCKVPPIPIHRPITRKFAAQLADKQQQPLPEVDRKPLQSAPTRKDSIDHHPITEEDDSMDESAVPMFVQHTKAMLDEIDKMEEVEMEDIEEEPVMDIDSCDKKNQLAVVEYIDDLYACYRRAEVSGCVPPNYMAHQADINERMRGILIDWLIEVHYKFELMEETLYLTVNLIDRFLAVQSVVRKKLQLVGVTAMLIACKYEEVSVPIVDDLILISDKAYSRKEILDMEKLMVNTLQFNLSVPTLYVFMRRFLKAAQSDRELELLSFFMVELCLVEYEMLKYKPSLMAAAAVFTAQCTINGFKEWSKTSEWHTGYSQEQLMECSRLMVEFHEKAGTGKLTGVHRKYSTSKFGYAARSEPASFLLEEERP; encoded by the exons ATGGCTGGATCGGATGAGAACAACCCGGATGTGACCGGACGAGCAAATCTCCATG GGAGTTTACGAGTTGATGGCGGTGGCAAATTTGTAGTGGGGGCGGGTCAAAACCGCAGAGCTTTGAGCAACATTAATGGCAATGTTAGAGCTGCTCCTCCTCCCCTTCATCCCTGTGCAGTCCTCAAAAGAGGCTTAACAGA AACTGATGCTGTTCTCAACTGTAAAGTTCCTCCCATTCCGATCCATCGACCGATTACTCG GAAGTTTGCAGCTCAGCTGGCCGACAAGCAGCAGCAACCTCTGCCTGAGGTTGATAGAAAGCCATTACAATCTGCTCCAACTCGAAAAGACTCAATAGATCATCACCCCATCACAGAGGAAGATGATTCTATGGACGAATCGGCAGTACCGATGTTCGTTCAACATACAAAAGCAATGTTGGATGAAATTGACAAAATG GAAGAGGTGGAAATGGAAGATATAGAAGAAGAGCCAGTCATGGACATAGACAGCTGCGATAAGAAGAACCAGCTAGCTGTTGTGGAATACATTGATGACTTGTATGCTTGCTACAGGAGAGCCGAG GTTTCTGGCTGTGTCCCACCAAACTACATGGCTCACCAAGCAGATATTAACGAGAGGATGAGAGGGATTCTCATTGACTGGCTAATTGAG GTGCACTACAAGTTTGAGCTGATGGAGGAGACATTGTACCTCACAGTCAACCTGATCGATAGATTCTTGGCGGTTCAGTCGGTGGTGAGGAAGAAGCTCCAGCTTGTTGGAGTGACGGCGATGCTTATTGCCTGCAAGTACGAGGAGGTTTCTGTTCCTATTGTGGATGATCTTATTCTCATATCTGACAAGGCCTACAGCCGAAAAGAAATTCTGGACATG GAAAAGTTGATGGTAAACACCTTACAGTTCAATCTGTCTGTTCCAACACTTTATGTGTTCATGAGAAGGTTTCTCAAAGCTGCCCAATCTGATAGAGAG CTGGAGCTGCTGTCATTCTTCATGGTGGAGCTCTGTCTTGTGGAATATGAAATGCTCAAGTATAAACCTTCATTAATGGCTGCTGCTGCGGTCTTCACTGCTCAATGCACCATCAATGGCTTCAAGGAATGGAGCAAAACCAGTGAGTGGCACACTGGGTATTCTCAGGAGCAGCTTAT GGAATGTTCACGTTTGATGGTGGAGTTTCATGAGAAAGCAGGGACAGGAAAATTGACAGGAGTTCACAGGAAGTATAGCACATCCAAGTTTGGATATGCTGCAAGAAGTGAACCAGCTAGCTTTCtgttggaagaagaaaggccATAG